The Marinoscillum sp. 108 genome has a segment encoding these proteins:
- the gldM gene encoding gliding motility protein GldM, which translates to MSGGKETPRQKLIGMMYLVLTALLALNVSITIIDKFVFLDDSLVKANRESEERNGQIVESIIKTVDDSGNREDDVKVAELAQEIRTETSKMLKELTELKIALVEESGGYEEGKSPEYPGDAKHLIGKTDYSTVGHYMMPLEDGGQGHGIELKERLNKFPEILKEKLSSIGASETDLAAYKKIAVDADEDPVYKEDPNQKGKAFADLAFSDSPTPAGIATISEFQSRILSYETRALDFLSDKVGAGDLKFDVIVPMVKPESRYVAAGTKYTAKMFIAASSSGVTPTMTYDGNEIEVDASGQGLVEFTANSSTFDAEGLAKKTYEAAITVTLPGGRDTTFTDVVEYFVVKPTIQIQSTSVNALYLRCGNNLDVQVPQLGVAYNPAFSATNAKTYQGSAKGQVTIVPTSTEQVVLKVSSNGNLIGSREFGVRRIPAPTITVYTDQGEVNMKTGISAKTPRLYIKAVPDESFQQFLPEDAKFRVAEAQITLVSGGIGRTTITVGETANLTAITSQARKGDQLSIEIRKVQRQNFRKEVEDFNNYNRFINISLN; encoded by the coding sequence ATGTCTGGAGGAAAGGAAACGCCGCGGCAAAAATTGATTGGGATGATGTACCTGGTGCTAACAGCTCTGTTGGCATTGAACGTCTCCATTACAATTATTGACAAATTTGTATTTCTTGACGATTCGTTAGTAAAAGCTAACCGCGAAAGTGAGGAACGAAATGGTCAGATAGTTGAAAGTATTATAAAGACGGTTGATGATTCGGGCAATAGGGAGGATGATGTGAAGGTAGCAGAGTTGGCTCAGGAAATCAGAACTGAAACATCCAAGATGCTGAAGGAGCTCACCGAACTTAAAATCGCTTTGGTTGAAGAATCAGGTGGTTATGAGGAAGGGAAAAGTCCTGAGTACCCTGGTGATGCTAAGCACCTGATCGGTAAAACTGATTACTCCACCGTAGGGCACTATATGATGCCGCTTGAGGATGGCGGTCAGGGTCATGGAATAGAGTTGAAAGAACGACTCAACAAATTCCCTGAAATATTGAAAGAGAAATTGAGTTCTATCGGAGCATCTGAAACTGATCTGGCAGCGTATAAAAAAATTGCTGTAGATGCGGATGAAGATCCAGTGTATAAAGAGGATCCTAATCAAAAAGGTAAGGCTTTTGCTGATCTTGCATTTAGTGATTCTCCAACCCCGGCAGGTATCGCCACGATCAGTGAGTTTCAATCAAGAATTTTGAGCTATGAAACAAGAGCACTGGATTTCCTATCCGATAAAGTAGGAGCTGGTGATTTGAAGTTTGATGTTATCGTACCAATGGTAAAGCCTGAGTCGCGATATGTGGCTGCAGGTACCAAATACACCGCCAAAATGTTCATCGCTGCATCGTCTTCAGGAGTGACTCCTACGATGACTTACGATGGAAACGAAATTGAAGTGGATGCCAGTGGTCAGGGTCTTGTAGAATTCACTGCCAATTCATCAACATTTGATGCAGAAGGATTGGCTAAGAAGACCTATGAGGCGGCTATCACCGTTACGCTACCGGGCGGTAGGGATACTACCTTTACCGATGTAGTTGAGTATTTTGTGGTAAAGCCGACCATTCAGATTCAATCTACTTCTGTAAACGCACTTTATTTGAGATGTGGTAATAATCTGGACGTACAGGTTCCTCAACTTGGGGTAGCTTATAACCCAGCATTCTCAGCCACTAACGCGAAAACTTATCAGGGAAGCGCAAAAGGACAGGTAACCATAGTACCTACTTCTACGGAGCAGGTTGTTCTAAAAGTTTCGAGTAATGGAAACCTGATTGGGTCTCGTGAATTTGGTGTTCGCAGAATTCCTGCGCCAACGATCACAGTTTATACAGACCAAGGTGAGGTGAATATGAAGACTGGTATATCTGCTAAGACCCCAAGATTGTATATTAAGGCAGTTCCGGATGAGAGTTTCCAGCAATTCCTTCCTGAGGACGCTAAGTTCCGGGTGGCGGAAGCACAAATTACCTTGGTAAGTGGTGGTATCGGAAGAACGACCATTACAGTAGGCGAAACCGCTAACCTTACAGCTATTACATCTCAAGCCAGAAAAGGCGACCAGTTGTCAATTGAAATAAGGAAAGTACAAAGACAGAACTTTAGAAAAGAGGTTGAGGATTTTAATAATTACAATAGGTTCATCAACATCTCTCTAAATTAA
- a CDS encoding uroporphyrinogen-III synthase: MSEELLVTDKERLNRVSSILVSQPEPTDQNSPYQKLAEKYDLKIDFRQFIEIDPVDAKEFRKQKVNILDHTAVIFTSRNAVDHFFRLAAENKVEIPTDMKYFCISEQTANYLQKYIVIRKRKIFTGERTAQDLLEVMKKHKKEKFIFPCSDIRKDDIPDFMEKNGYDFSEVIIYRTVASDLSDLSDIFYDIIAFFSPSGIKSLFDNFPNFKQNKTRIAAFGPTTAKAVRDAGLILDIQAPLPNAPSMTGALELYIKKANNL, from the coding sequence ATGAGTGAAGAATTGTTAGTTACAGACAAAGAAAGGCTCAACAGGGTATCGTCGATACTCGTTTCACAGCCTGAACCCACAGACCAAAATTCACCTTACCAGAAGCTCGCTGAAAAGTACGACCTCAAGATTGATTTTAGACAATTTATTGAGATCGATCCGGTAGATGCTAAGGAGTTTAGAAAGCAGAAGGTTAATATTCTCGACCACACGGCCGTGATTTTTACCAGCAGAAATGCGGTGGATCACTTTTTCAGGCTGGCGGCTGAAAATAAGGTGGAAATTCCTACGGATATGAAATACTTCTGTATTTCGGAGCAAACTGCAAACTATCTGCAGAAGTACATCGTCATCAGAAAGCGCAAAATTTTCACTGGTGAGCGGACCGCTCAGGACCTGCTGGAGGTGATGAAAAAGCACAAAAAGGAGAAATTCATATTCCCTTGCTCAGACATCAGAAAAGATGATATTCCTGATTTTATGGAAAAGAATGGTTACGACTTTTCGGAAGTGATCATATACAGAACCGTGGCGAGTGATTTGTCTGACTTGTCTGATATCTTCTACGATATTATCGCATTTTTTAGCCCTTCGGGGATCAAATCACTTTTTGATAATTTCCCGAATTTCAAACAAAACAAAACGAGGATTGCGGCCTTTGGCCCTACAACGGCAAAAGCGGTTCGTGATGCTGGTTTGATTTTGGACATTCAGGCCCCACTACCCAATGCACCTTCTATGACCGGTGCCCTGGAGCTCTACATAAAAAAAGCCAATAATCTTTAG
- a CDS encoding DUF4271 domain-containing protein — protein sequence MRALFFVFSFFITMSVFSMADTLVMRDLAVAWRTFDGKGAVSEYVKHENDIVFFELPKGSDSEKLLIGSDEPVDIWMNERLVKHNFSGLVTYTPDSLVVTFGSPIRVTIYQKGGIGKTLVTQMAEIRTGKGAVDPLHPRLEGFEHNAYLIILTILVLFTGVYRRLFPISFSHSFQTPLTFKMRSLSAEESYMSFGSIDNLFTGLYFSGLVSAFFSYSGVYPFREAPVSLAGSLWTWLFSTLLVFAFVLLKYGWSRLLSLIFDFKGVSNIHSQDFVSLFILVMAVCLGISAIDFTLFDFVSQTLKSGAILLLVLAVIFYQLWIYFKFDKYHSHRKLMIIVYLCTTEFLPGFLIIYWLVKLQ from the coding sequence ATGAGAGCACTTTTCTTTGTTTTTTCCTTTTTCATTACAATGAGCGTGTTCTCTATGGCAGATACATTGGTGATGAGGGACCTGGCGGTGGCGTGGAGAACATTTGACGGCAAGGGCGCAGTTTCCGAATATGTAAAGCATGAGAATGACATAGTTTTTTTTGAACTTCCTAAAGGTTCGGACTCAGAGAAATTGTTAATTGGATCCGATGAGCCTGTGGACATTTGGATGAATGAGCGTCTGGTAAAACACAATTTCTCTGGACTGGTTACCTACACTCCTGACTCCCTGGTGGTGACTTTTGGCTCCCCCATCAGAGTTACTATTTATCAGAAAGGAGGAATTGGAAAGACCCTGGTAACGCAAATGGCTGAAATAAGGACTGGAAAGGGCGCAGTGGATCCGTTGCATCCTCGTTTGGAAGGGTTTGAGCACAATGCCTACCTGATAATACTTACCATCCTGGTTTTGTTTACTGGAGTGTATCGCAGGTTATTCCCGATTTCTTTTAGTCATTCTTTCCAAACACCACTCACTTTTAAGATGAGGAGTCTTTCTGCCGAGGAATCTTATATGAGCTTCGGTAGTATTGACAATCTTTTCACGGGGTTATATTTCAGCGGATTGGTGTCGGCGTTCTTTTCCTATTCCGGAGTTTATCCCTTTCGGGAGGCGCCAGTTTCTCTGGCAGGCTCCCTGTGGACATGGCTGTTTTCTACATTATTGGTGTTTGCGTTTGTTCTTTTGAAGTACGGTTGGTCCAGGCTATTAAGCCTTATTTTTGATTTTAAAGGCGTGTCAAATATTCATTCTCAGGACTTTGTGAGTCTATTTATCCTGGTAATGGCCGTATGTCTGGGGATTTCTGCTATAGATTTTACCCTGTTTGATTTTGTCTCTCAAACCTTGAAAAGTGGTGCAATCCTATTGTTGGTATTGGCTGTCATCTTTTATCAGCTTTGGATATATTTCAAGTTTGATAAATATCATTCGCATAGAAAACTAATGATAATTGTCTACCTTTGCACCACCGAATTCTTGCCCGGTTTTCTAATCATTTATTGGTTAGTCAAATTGCAATAG
- the hemW gene encoding radical SAM family heme chaperone HemW, whose translation MAGIYLHIPFCKQACHYCDFHFSTNTSRKSEMVDAIERELVLRKEELGGSPISSIYFGGGTPSMLSALELDRLLRSIHSTYEVIEDAEITLEANPDDLTGDKLQDMRTLGINRLSIGIQTFDDERLKFINRAHTSAEAEECLSAATSAGFDNISADLIYAIPPADTSYWQRDLEKILAYDLSHISLYGLTIEEKTVFGHRAKKGQLKEVKEEISAQQYQMAIDTLTQHGYEHYEVSNFAKAGKHSRHNSSYWDDQTYLGVGPGAHSYDGSSRSFNVSHNAKYLNQIQKGQLPITIEKLTPINQINEYLFTHLRTQKGINLPKFRRLFQRDFVSDNESQVQDYQKRELVKWDGETFALTSKGFMLADEISWRLFYDE comes from the coding sequence TTGGCAGGAATCTATCTCCATATCCCATTTTGCAAGCAAGCATGCCATTACTGTGACTTTCACTTTAGCACCAACACTTCCAGGAAGTCGGAAATGGTGGATGCCATTGAAAGAGAACTTGTCCTGAGAAAAGAAGAGCTCGGCGGATCACCCATTTCCTCTATTTACTTTGGTGGGGGCACTCCATCCATGCTGTCCGCTCTGGAGCTGGATCGATTGTTGAGAAGCATCCACTCCACCTATGAGGTCATCGAAGATGCGGAGATCACCCTGGAAGCCAACCCTGACGACCTGACCGGCGACAAGTTACAGGACATGCGGACTTTGGGAATCAACCGACTGAGCATTGGTATCCAAACTTTTGATGATGAACGCCTCAAATTTATCAACCGTGCCCATACAAGTGCAGAAGCGGAAGAATGTCTGAGCGCCGCTACATCAGCTGGATTTGATAATATCTCGGCAGACCTGATCTATGCCATCCCTCCTGCGGACACCAGCTATTGGCAGCGGGATCTTGAGAAAATTCTCGCGTATGATTTATCACACATTTCACTTTATGGACTCACCATCGAAGAAAAAACAGTTTTTGGGCACCGGGCCAAAAAAGGGCAACTAAAAGAAGTAAAGGAGGAGATTTCAGCGCAGCAATACCAAATGGCCATTGACACACTGACGCAGCATGGATATGAACACTATGAAGTGTCCAACTTTGCTAAAGCAGGCAAACACTCCCGACATAACTCCTCTTACTGGGATGATCAAACCTACCTGGGTGTTGGGCCGGGGGCGCATTCATATGATGGAAGCTCCCGGTCATTTAACGTAAGCCACAACGCAAAATACCTAAACCAGATACAGAAAGGTCAGCTCCCGATCACCATCGAAAAACTTACCCCAATTAATCAAATCAACGAATACCTCTTTACGCACCTGCGTACCCAAAAAGGTATCAATTTGCCGAAATTCCGGAGACTCTTCCAGCGAGATTTTGTGAGTGACAATGAAAGTCAGGTACAGGACTATCAGAAAAGAGAATTGGTGAAATGGGATGGAGAAACCTTTGCGCTTACCTCCAAAGGTTTTATGCTGGCAGACGAAATCTCATGGCGACTGTTTTATGATGAGTAG
- the gldL gene encoding gliding motility protein GldL — MSKKGGFVELLFSTIMPKIYGIGAAIVIVGAMFKILHLPGSGPMLGIGLTVEAVIFFLSAFEPAHKDPDWSKVYPELADDYDGPAAAPRKVTSGGNNTGVAAGMDKMLADAKVGPELIKSLGDGMKNLADSAAKMAQLGDAALVTNEYAKNAKAASNSLVEMNKSYATSMQAMSAMAEASKDTKEYHSQVQNVTKSLGALNAVYEMELKDAQGHVKSMNKFYSNLTQALESMGEAGKETSAFQAQLNTLTTNIASLNKVYGNMLSAMKQG, encoded by the coding sequence ATGAGCAAAAAAGGCGGATTCGTAGAGCTTCTTTTCAGCACAATAATGCCTAAGATATATGGTATCGGGGCGGCAATAGTAATTGTTGGTGCTATGTTTAAAATTCTTCACCTTCCGGGGTCCGGACCTATGCTTGGTATTGGTCTTACTGTGGAAGCGGTGATCTTCTTCCTTAGTGCTTTCGAGCCTGCACACAAGGATCCAGATTGGTCTAAGGTGTATCCTGAACTGGCTGATGATTACGATGGCCCTGCTGCTGCACCTAGAAAGGTGACAAGTGGTGGAAATAACACGGGAGTTGCTGCAGGTATGGATAAAATGTTGGCAGATGCTAAGGTGGGACCTGAGCTTATTAAGAGTTTAGGTGATGGCATGAAAAATCTAGCTGATTCTGCTGCTAAAATGGCTCAGTTGGGAGATGCCGCTTTGGTAACTAATGAGTATGCCAAGAATGCTAAGGCCGCTTCTAACTCTCTGGTTGAAATGAATAAGTCATATGCTACTTCGATGCAGGCTATGTCAGCAATGGCAGAGGCTTCTAAGGATACGAAGGAGTATCACAGCCAGGTGCAAAATGTTACTAAGAGTTTAGGTGCTTTGAACGCTGTGTATGAAATGGAGTTGAAAGATGCTCAAGGACATGTGAAGTCAATGAACAAGTTCTACTCTAACCTGACTCAGGCTTTGGAAAGCATGGGCGAAGCTGGTAAGGAGACTTCAGCATTTCAAGCTCAACTTAATACACTTACTACCAATATTGCATCCCTCAATAAGGTATATGGTAATATGCTGAGCGCAATGAAACAGGGGTAA
- a CDS encoding SUMF1/EgtB/PvdO family nonheme iron enzyme, giving the protein MNNMRVIKFSTLAVLALGVLLQSCGLFGGGSTDRGELVGVLDRQGWEMTRPFGMVAVPSGTFHMGQADEDVAATQINFNKQVTIGAFFMDDTEITNNEYRQFTQAITEGSEVDLPAGYSIADLMPDTTVWTSDFTHHMGDPLVVYYWSHPAFDDYPVVGVDWNAAQYFCVWRTQHLNEYRQSLGMPVMPAFRLPSEAEWEYAARGGRDMAKYPWGNPYVRNQKGCLLANFKPGRGNYFDDGFAYTSPINTYFSNDYGLYDMSGNVAEWCEDAYNPSAMPLVWDLNPTYYDERIDFKIVRGGSWKDIAYYLETGTRSFEHRDTARSSIGFRCAMTYLGRSSGYEF; this is encoded by the coding sequence ATGAATAATATGCGTGTTATAAAGTTTTCTACTTTAGCCGTACTAGCTCTTGGTGTTTTGCTACAAAGCTGTGGTCTTTTTGGTGGAGGATCTACAGACAGAGGAGAGCTTGTCGGGGTGTTAGATCGGCAGGGCTGGGAGATGACCCGGCCGTTCGGTATGGTGGCAGTACCTTCCGGTACTTTTCACATGGGCCAGGCAGATGAAGATGTCGCGGCTACTCAAATCAATTTTAATAAACAGGTGACTATTGGTGCGTTCTTTATGGATGATACTGAGATCACTAACAATGAGTATCGTCAGTTTACTCAGGCCATTACTGAGGGATCTGAGGTGGATTTACCTGCGGGCTATTCCATCGCAGACCTGATGCCAGATACGACAGTATGGACCTCAGATTTCACCCATCACATGGGAGATCCGCTGGTTGTATATTACTGGTCGCATCCAGCTTTTGATGACTACCCTGTAGTGGGTGTTGATTGGAATGCAGCTCAGTATTTCTGCGTTTGGAGAACTCAACACTTAAATGAATACAGACAGAGTCTAGGAATGCCCGTTATGCCGGCTTTCCGTCTGCCATCTGAGGCGGAGTGGGAATATGCTGCCAGAGGAGGAAGAGACATGGCGAAGTATCCATGGGGAAATCCTTACGTGAGAAATCAGAAAGGATGTCTGTTGGCTAACTTCAAGCCAGGGAGAGGAAATTATTTTGACGATGGTTTTGCTTACACTTCTCCTATCAATACATATTTTTCCAATGACTATGGTCTGTATGACATGTCAGGAAACGTAGCTGAGTGGTGCGAGGATGCCTATAATCCATCGGCTATGCCATTGGTTTGGGATTTGAACCCTACCTATTATGACGAAAGAATAGATTTTAAAATTGTCCGCGGTGGTTCATGGAAGGATATAGCTTACTACCTTGAAACAGGAACAAGATCATTTGAGCACAGAGACACAGCCAGATCCTCTATTGGGTTTAGATGTGCAATGACTTATCTTGGTAGGTCTTCTGGATATGAATTTTAA
- the gldN gene encoding gliding motility protein GldN, whose amino-acid sequence MKKFCYALLIGLLTVPVLYAQEVKIPIIKPEVQESQIMFQRMVWRRMDLREKQNQPFFSRNGEISRLLLDAVEEGLLKPYMTDSCLNLMPDSVFKTKTTVERQGGADFGGGFGGGFGGGFGNESSSQAQSSGPKADAIPKDVFDVMYIREEVMFDRNRSRMYWYIRALTIALPGRAGSTWNPAGFENQVCHFKYEDVVALFRGPYADKAIWYNNQNQAAHRNYGDALELRLFSAPIIKMSNAQNLDIRQLTSDPFDAVMLQQKYEYDLMEYESELWEY is encoded by the coding sequence ATGAAAAAATTTTGTTATGCACTGTTGATTGGATTACTGACCGTTCCTGTTTTGTATGCGCAGGAGGTAAAGATTCCAATCATAAAACCTGAGGTTCAAGAATCTCAGATTATGTTCCAGAGAATGGTTTGGAGGAGAATGGATTTGCGTGAAAAGCAAAATCAACCTTTTTTCTCCAGAAACGGTGAAATATCCCGACTCCTGCTCGATGCGGTGGAAGAGGGTTTATTGAAACCATATATGACGGATTCATGCCTGAACCTGATGCCTGATAGTGTTTTTAAGACAAAAACAACAGTTGAGCGTCAAGGTGGTGCTGATTTCGGTGGTGGTTTTGGTGGCGGTTTTGGTGGTGGTTTCGGCAACGAATCTTCTAGTCAGGCACAGTCCAGCGGGCCCAAAGCAGACGCCATTCCGAAGGATGTATTTGATGTAATGTACATTAGAGAGGAAGTGATGTTTGATCGTAACAGATCCAGGATGTATTGGTACATCAGAGCCTTGACAATTGCCCTACCGGGAAGAGCAGGTTCTACATGGAATCCTGCAGGGTTTGAAAACCAGGTTTGTCATTTTAAGTATGAGGATGTTGTGGCGTTGTTCAGAGGGCCTTATGCAGACAAAGCCATATGGTATAACAACCAGAACCAGGCAGCACATAGAAACTATGGGGACGCTCTTGAGCTGAGATTGTTTTCTGCACCAATCATTAAGATGTCCAATGCACAAAACCTTGATATCAGGCAGCTTACCTCAGATCCATTTGATGCTGTAATGCTTCAGCAGAAATATGAATATGATCTGATGGAATATGAAAGTGAGTTGTGGGAGTACTAA
- the uvrC gene encoding excinuclease ABC subunit UvrC, with product MESHKFSTQEYGKLPHQPGVYKFYDRTNTIIYVGKAKDLLKRVSSYFNKSNQASRKTVKLVREIESIEVIIVNSEFDALLLENSLIKENQPKYNILLKDDKTFPSICVTNERFPRIYSTRSIDPSKGTYYGPYTSVKAMNGVLDLLRKLYKIRTCNFNLSERNVSQGKFKVCLEYHIGNCLGPCEGLQDESDYMEDIQSAHHILKGNISTVKAGYKELMQNAAEELKFESAQDFKQKLDHLDNFQSKSLIVNPKISDLDIFGVIGDGSKYYLNYMKIEHGSIRMSETVESKRKLDEPEEELLQLILFSLRNKYNSTSTEIISNRPINGWDEIEITQPKIGDKKKLLDLSLKNALFFKNDRLVRSEGKKTSGEKILEQLQSDLGLKSLPRHIECFDNSNIQGTNPVSSMVCFKNGKPSKKDYRKYNIKTVVGPDDFASMREVVGRRYKYLTEENLPLPDLVIIDGGKGQLSAACEPLKELGLYGKLPIVGIAKRLEEIYYPEDSIPLHISKKSPALKLLQHLRDEAHRFAITFHRSKRSKASIQSELDHIKGLGSITKEKLLRHFKSIKRIEMAQEEELAEIVGKSKANILTTYFQQKKGS from the coding sequence ATGGAATCTCACAAATTTTCTACCCAAGAATACGGAAAGCTCCCGCACCAGCCGGGTGTATATAAGTTCTACGACCGCACCAATACCATTATATATGTTGGTAAAGCCAAGGATCTTCTCAAGCGTGTGTCGAGCTATTTCAACAAATCAAACCAGGCCAGCAGAAAAACGGTCAAACTGGTTCGAGAAATTGAAAGCATTGAAGTCATCATTGTAAACAGTGAATTCGATGCGTTGCTATTAGAAAACAGCCTCATCAAGGAGAATCAGCCAAAGTACAACATTCTTTTAAAAGATGACAAGACCTTCCCAAGCATCTGTGTCACCAATGAGCGTTTTCCCAGAATATACTCCACCCGAAGCATAGACCCCTCCAAGGGCACGTATTATGGCCCCTATACAAGCGTAAAAGCCATGAATGGAGTGTTGGATTTGCTTAGAAAACTCTACAAAATCAGAACGTGCAATTTCAACCTTTCGGAGCGAAACGTTAGCCAGGGAAAATTCAAAGTTTGCTTAGAATATCACATCGGCAATTGTCTGGGTCCTTGTGAAGGCCTGCAGGACGAATCCGACTACATGGAGGACATCCAGAGCGCCCATCACATTCTGAAAGGCAACATATCCACGGTGAAAGCGGGTTATAAAGAGCTTATGCAAAATGCTGCCGAAGAGTTAAAATTTGAATCAGCTCAGGATTTCAAACAAAAACTGGATCACCTGGACAATTTCCAGTCGAAATCCCTCATTGTGAATCCTAAAATCAGTGACCTGGACATCTTTGGAGTAATAGGTGATGGTAGCAAATACTACCTCAACTACATGAAAATCGAGCACGGTAGCATCAGAATGTCAGAGACCGTGGAGTCTAAAAGAAAACTGGACGAGCCAGAAGAAGAGCTGCTCCAGCTGATCTTATTTAGCCTCAGAAATAAGTACAACAGTACAAGTACAGAAATCATTAGTAACCGCCCCATCAATGGCTGGGATGAAATAGAAATCACCCAACCCAAAATCGGTGATAAGAAAAAACTCCTGGATCTCTCACTCAAAAACGCGCTCTTCTTCAAGAATGATCGGTTGGTGAGGAGCGAGGGAAAGAAAACCAGCGGTGAAAAAATTCTTGAACAGTTGCAATCTGATTTGGGATTAAAGAGTTTACCCAGACACATCGAATGTTTTGACAACAGCAATATCCAGGGCACCAACCCCGTCTCTTCAATGGTTTGCTTCAAAAACGGTAAACCATCCAAGAAAGACTATCGCAAATACAACATCAAGACGGTGGTGGGTCCGGATGATTTTGCCAGCATGAGAGAGGTAGTAGGCAGAAGGTATAAGTACCTCACAGAAGAGAATCTCCCACTACCGGATTTGGTCATCATAGATGGGGGAAAAGGGCAGCTGAGCGCCGCCTGTGAACCCCTCAAAGAGCTTGGTCTATATGGTAAGCTTCCGATTGTCGGAATTGCCAAGAGACTTGAGGAAATTTACTACCCGGAAGATTCAATCCCTTTGCACATAAGCAAGAAATCCCCAGCCTTGAAACTCCTCCAGCATTTAAGAGATGAGGCCCATCGGTTTGCCATCACTTTTCACAGATCCAAAAGGAGCAAAGCCAGCATCCAATCCGAGCTCGATCATATCAAAGGTCTGGGGAGCATTACAAAGGAGAAATTGCTCCGTCATTTCAAAAGTATCAAACGCATTGAAATGGCGCAGGAGGAAGAACTCGCTGAAATAGTTGGCAAGTCGAAAGCCAACATACTGACAACCTACTTCCAACAAAAAAAGGGATCGTAA
- a CDS encoding PorP/SprF family type IX secretion system membrane protein, which translates to MKKWWLLGILVLGFFLGRAQSNFFFGHYMFNPSYLNPGWSGSEQQAFVAFQHRSQWVGYSSSFDGSGGAPNTQMLTGIVPIRGFVISSIGINISNDNLGPQSNFQVQLPLTYTLELRKGQLHLGAAPGVFSQTQKFNQLRPNEPDDPLIQGGNEVQTKFNLSAGLFYSSNDGWFIGLGAVNLMRPGFDFGQEGLSNKQELSIAMHGGYSFKINDDLKIAPTALIRSNLTNVTFDLGGIVTLRDKMWGGLSYRRDESAIIYLGYGLLEDNRLKVGYSFDFVFQNQAAKAPTSHEIFIRYDLPDVVFGGRKTVKTPRFTF; encoded by the coding sequence ATGAAAAAGTGGTGGCTGCTAGGCATATTAGTACTCGGCTTTTTTCTCGGCCGTGCCCAAAGTAATTTTTTCTTTGGTCACTATATGTTTAACCCGTCTTACCTCAATCCGGGTTGGAGTGGCAGTGAGCAGCAGGCATTTGTGGCGTTTCAGCACCGGAGCCAGTGGGTAGGTTATTCCAGTAGTTTTGATGGTTCTGGAGGAGCACCGAATACTCAAATGCTAACCGGAATAGTCCCCATCAGGGGCTTTGTTATTTCCTCCATAGGCATCAATATCTCCAATGACAACCTGGGGCCTCAGTCCAATTTTCAGGTGCAACTTCCGCTTACCTATACCCTTGAGCTTAGAAAAGGGCAGTTACATCTGGGTGCGGCACCTGGGGTATTTTCACAGACACAAAAATTTAATCAACTACGGCCCAACGAACCTGATGATCCCCTGATTCAGGGAGGGAACGAGGTTCAGACAAAATTTAACCTGTCTGCCGGATTGTTCTATTCGTCAAATGATGGCTGGTTCATAGGACTAGGTGCCGTGAACCTTATGCGTCCGGGTTTCGATTTTGGTCAGGAAGGCCTGAGTAACAAACAAGAGCTTTCCATAGCAATGCATGGTGGATACTCTTTCAAGATTAATGATGATTTGAAGATAGCCCCCACTGCCCTCATTCGCTCCAATCTGACCAACGTTACTTTTGATCTGGGTGGAATCGTTACCCTGAGAGACAAAATGTGGGGCGGCCTTTCTTACCGAAGAGACGAGTCGGCAATAATTTATTTGGGATATGGTTTATTGGAAGACAACAGATTGAAAGTTGGATACTCTTTCGATTTCGTTTTTCAAAACCAGGCCGCAAAGGCCCCTACCTCCCACGAGATATTTATCAGGTATGATCTTCCTGACGTTGTTTTTGGCGGAAGGAAAACGGTAAAAACCCCTCGCTTTACTTTTTAG